The following proteins are encoded in a genomic region of Brachypodium distachyon strain Bd21 chromosome 1, Brachypodium_distachyon_v3.0, whole genome shotgun sequence:
- the LOC100845021 gene encoding 24-methylenesterol C-methyltransferase 2, with the protein MQGNRSDRSPNPRGRPIRSPPAHLPAPIRSRSDASAGQKNPGGFRGNPYISKPTQIPRLLVVPLLLRLLPPRQVPPCLFLPPCEQQPRAPGMEAATMAWTAAVAGVGLVYWFVWVMGSAEVKGKRAVDLKMGSINRDNVKDKYTQYWSFFRRPKETATDEASAEKVPAFVDTFYNLVTDIYEWGWGQSFHFSPSLPGRSHRDATRVHEERVADLLKAKPGHRLLDVGCGVGGPMRAIAAHSGSNVVGITINEYQVNRARSHNRKAGLDSRCEVVCGNFMSMPFDDASFDGAYSIEATCHAPRLQDVYGEVFRVLKPGGLYVSYEWVTTALYRAEDPDHVEAIHGIERGDALPGLRRQDEIASIAKEVGFEVVQELDLALPPALPWWTRLKMGRLAYWRNSLVVRVLTILRVAPKGVVEVHEMLYETAQHLTRGGETGIFTPMHMVLLRKPSTAAAAESK; encoded by the coding sequence ATGCAAGGAAATCGATCGGACCGAAGCCCGAACCCGCGTGGCCGTCCGATCAGATCGCCCCCGGCCCACCTCCCCGCTCCGATCCGATCAAGATCAGACGCTTCAGCCGGCCAAAAAAATCCCGGCGGCTTCCGCGGAAATCCTTATATTTCAAAGCCCACCCAAATCCCCCGTCTCCTCGTCgtcccccttcttcttcgtctcctaCCACCGCGTCAAGTTCCCCCCTGTCTCTTCCTTCCTCCCTGCGAGCAGCAGCCGCGCGCGCCGGGGATGGAGGCCGCGACGATGGcctggacggcggcggtggccggggTCGGGCTGGTGTACTGGTTCGTGTGGGTGATGGGGTCGGCGGAGGTGAAGGGGAAGCGAGCGGTGGATCTCAAGATGGGATCCATCAACCGGGACAACGTCAAGGACAAGTACACCCAGTACTGGTCCTTCTTCCGCCGCCCCAAGGAGACGGCCACCGACGAGGCCTCCGCCGAGAAGGTTCCCGCCTTCGTCGACACCTTCTACAACCTCGTCACCGACATCTACGAGTGGGGCTGGGGACAGTCCTTCCACTTCTCCCCTTCCCTCCCCGGCCGCTCCCACCGCGACGCCACCCGCGTccacgaggagcgcgtcgCGGACCTCCTCAAGGCCAAGCccggccaccgcctcctcgacgtcggctgcggcgtcggcgggcccatgcgcgccatcgccgcccaCTCCGGCTCCAACGTCGTCGGCATCACAATCAACGAGTACCAGGTCAACCGCGCCCGCTCCCACAACCGCAAGGCCGGGCTCGACTCCCGCTGCGAGGTCGTCTGCGGCAACTTCATGTCCATGCCGTTCGACGACGCGTCCTTCGACGGCGCATACTCCATCGAGGCCACCTGCCACGCGCCCAGGCTGCAGGACGTCTACGGCGAGGTGTTCCGCGTGCTCAAGCCCGGCGGCCTCTACGTCTCCTACGAGTGGGTCACCACGGCCCTGTACCGCGCCGAGGATCCCGACCACGTCGAGGCCATCCACGGCATCGAGCGTGGCGACGCGCTCCcgggcctccgccgccaggaCGAGATCGCATCCATCGCCAAGGAGGTGGGCTTCGAGGTCGTCCAGGAGCTCGACCTCGCCCTGCCGCCCGCGCTGCCATGGTGGACGCGCCTCAAGATGGGGCGCCTCGCGTACTGGCGCAACTCCCTCGTCGTCCGCGTGCTCACCATCCTCCGGGTAGCGCCCAAGGGCGTGGTGGAGGTGCACGAGATGCTGTACGAGACCGCGCAGCACCTCACCCGCGGTGGCGAGACCGGCATCTTCACGCCCATGCACATGGTGCTCCTCCGCAagcccagcaccgccgccgccgccgagagcAAATAG
- the LOC100846854 gene encoding glutathione S-transferase F8, chloroplastic, with translation MAAGLQVFGQPASTDVARVLTCLFEKNLEFELVRIDTFKKEHKLPEFIKLRDPTGQVTFKHGNKTLVDSRDICRYVCTEFPEDGNRGIYGTGSLERASIEQWLQAEAQGFDAPSSELVFHLAFAPQLADHGMAFIPDEARVQENERKLQRILAVYDEILAKSRFLAGDEFTLADLSHLPSSHYIAGSERGRKLFTARRNVARWYGEISGRESWKQVVKMQSEHPGAFE, from the exons ATGGCGGCGGGACTGCAGGTGTTCGGGCAGCCGGCGTCGACGGACGTGGCGAGGGTGCTGACCTGCCTGTTCGAGAAGAACCTCGAGTTCGAGCTCGTCCGCATCGACACCTTCAAGAAGGAGCACAAGCTCCCCGAGTTCATCAAGCTACGG GATCCCACTGGGCAAGTGACTTTCAAGCACGGCAACAAAACCCTTGTCG ATTCACGGGACATATGCCGGTACGTGTGCACGGAGTTCCCGGAGGACGGGAACCGGGGCATCTACGGGACGGGGTCCCTGGAGCGAGCATCCATCGAGCAGTGGCTGCAGGCGGAGGCACAGGGCTTCGACGCGCCCAGCTCGGAGCTCGTCTTCCACCTGGCCTTCGCGCCGCAGCTGGCCGATCACGGCATGGCATTCATCCCGGACGAGGCCCGCGTCCAGGAGAACGAGCGCAAGCTGCAGCGGATCCTGGCCGTCTACGACGAGATCCTGGCCAAGAGCCGGTTCCTGGCCGGCGACGAGTTCACCCTCGCCGACCTCTCGCATCTGCCCAGCTCCCACTACATTGCCGGCTCCGAGAGGGGCAGGAAGCTCTTCACCGCCAGGAGGAATGTCGCCAGGTGGTACGGCGAGATCTCCGGCCGCGAGTCGTGGAAGCAGGTCGTCAAGATGCAGAGCGAGCACCCCGGCGCCTTCGAGTGA
- the LOC100845332 gene encoding transcription factor bHLH61 — protein sequence MDQLGDEESFLDELMSSQRREDAAPAELWHSSSYPGPQGGMMMMSDLLFYGADDDMDVAAPFEDLPLPAPPGGPREEFSFDCLSEVCNPYRSRVGFVSGAEAAAAGRALTDPLHDAMEEDEMSRDKAHVLGDAGGGSSSLCPAPFVFGSGGCAGGPSSVSMTGASGVRHRSKLHGAIPSKNLMAERRRRKRLNDRLSMLRSIVPRISKMDRTSILGDTIDYVNELTERIKVLEEEIDAAPEDLNLLNTIKDFSSGCSEMPARNSTKFGVEKQGDGGTRIEMCCPANPGVLLSTLSALEALGLEIEQCVASCFSDFGMQASCLQVEGKRQGISTDDEIKQALFRSAGYGGRCL from the exons ATGGATCAGCTCGGCGACGAGGAGTCCTTCTTGGACGAGCTCATGTCATCGCAGCGGCGGGAGGACGCGGCACCAGCTGAGCTGTGGCATTCTTCTTCGTACCCTGGGCCGCAGGGCggcatgatgatgatgagcgACCTCCTCTTCTACGGCGCCGATGATGACATGGACGTGGCGGCGCCGTTTGAAGATCTGCCGTTGCCGGCGCCTCCAGGCGGCCCGCGAGAGGAGTTCAGCTTCGACTGCTTGAGCGAGGTGTGCAACCCTTACAGGAGCCGCGTCGGCTTCGTCTCCGGGGCTGAGGCCGCCGCGGCTGGCCGGGCGCTCACTGATCCCCTCCATGATGCCATGGAGGAGGACGAGATGAGCAGGGATAAGGCGCATGTCCTCGGTGATGCTGGCGGTGGCTCGTCGTCGTTGTGCCCGGCGCCATTCGTGTTCGGATCAGGAGGATGCGCCGGCGGGCCGAGCTCGGTGTCCATGACCGGCGCGAGCGGCGTTCGTCATAGGAGCAAGCTCCATGGCGCCATCCCGTCGAAGAACCTCATGGCCGAGAGGCGGCGCCGGAAGCGGCTCAACGACCGCCTCTCCATGCTCCGCTCCATCGTGCCCAGGATCAGCAAG ATGGACAGGACCTCGATCCTTGGGGACACCATAGACTACGTGAACGAGCTGACGGAGCGCATCAAAGTACTCGAGGAGGAGATCGACGCCGCGCCGGAGGATCTCAACTTGCTGAACACCATCAAGGATTTTTCCAGCGGTTGCAGCGAGATGCCGGCGAGGAATTCAACCAAG TTTGGCGTGGAGAAGCAGGGCGACGGCGGCACGAGGATAGAGATGTGCTGCCCGGCGAACCCCGGCGTGCTGCTGTCGACGTTGAGCGCGCTGGAGGCGCTGGGGCTGGAGATCGAGCAGTGCGTCGCGAGCTGCTTCAGTGACTTCGGCATGCAGGCCTCCTGCTTACAA GTGGAAGGGAAGAGGCAAGGAATAAGCACCGATGATGAGATCAAGCAGGCTTTGTTCAGGAGCGCAGGTTACGGAGGAAGGTGTCTCTAG
- the LOC100846543 gene encoding glutathione S-transferase F10, protein MAAGLQVFGQPASTDVARVLTCLFEKNLEFELVRIDTFKRQHKLPEFIKLRDPSGQVTFKHGNKTLVDPRAICRYLCTQFPNEGNRNLYGTGSLERASIEQWLQAEAQNFNPPSSALVFHLAFAPHLDIPQDYAAIAENEKKLQQVLNVYDEILSKNEYLAGDEFTLADLSHLPDSQYIVDSDRGRKLFTSRKNVARWFDQISRREAWEQVVKMQMEHPGAFE, encoded by the exons ATGGCAGCAGGCTTGCAAGTGTTTGGTCAGCCAGCATCTACCGATGTTGCCAGGGTTCTGACATGCCTCTTTGAGAAGAATTTGGAGTTTGAGCTTGTCCGAATCGATACATTCAAGAGACAGCACAAGCTTCCTGAGTTTATTAAACTGCGG GATCCGAGTGGGCAAGTTACATTCAAACATGGCAACAAAACTCTTGTCG ATCCACGGGCAATTTGCCGGTACCTCTGTACCCAGTTCCCAAATGAGGGAAACAGGAACCTCTACGGAACTGGTTCTCTGGAACGGGCGTCAATAGAACAGTGGCTACAAGCAGAAGCACAAAACTTTAACCCTCCCAGCTCCGCCCTTGTCTTTCATCTGGCATTTGCTCCTCATCTGGACATTCCTCAAGACTATGCTGCTattgctgaaaatgaaaagaaactTCAACAAGTCCTCAATGTTTACGATGAAATACTCTCAAAGAATGAGTACCTGGCTGGCGATGAATTCACCCTGGCTGATCTTTCCCACCTACCAGACTCACAATACATTGTGGATTCTGATAGAGGGAGGAAGCTTTTCACTTCCAGGAAGAATGTGGCTAGGTGGTTTGACCAAATCTCAAGGCGCGAGGCATGGGAGCAGGTTGTCAAGATGCAGATGGAGCATCCTGGCGCGTTCGAGTAA
- the LOC100845631 gene encoding ankyrin repeat domain-containing protein, chloroplastic yields MPASSLPLLLPFSSPIQTLNPLPASASCFHAPSKPLALSLCPRPLVSSSSSFAVAAVDDDDYDEDVALGDCLVFEDEAFEDPGLDLGRPSPSPPHRPTTSRRSRGKPISAAAGGGGGLVPERWKDAVEEINLTKKEKRRIAHGLRFGSRLDRRVPSAVAAPDEYRAYREGRLDAELGHVVRDYVEPLEDKSRAYREREARLGAEPGHVARDYVEPLEKSRAPEMIEAPPPPEPGTRAAPRNPRMGLDVGGLEDIAELFSSKEYAPSEMEDGKKRRPKLFTDEEKALLNKRIPDLESATSSKWLPLHTLAASGDFYLLDNLLKHKVDVNALDKDGLPAIHKAIISKKHAIINYLLRNSANPFIYDKDGATLMHYAVQTACHQTIKTLLLYNVDINRPDDYGWTPLHLAVQTQRTDIVRLLLIKGADRSSKTQDGLTPLELCLRLGHHVRTYELIKLLKSFRLQKQHDSF; encoded by the exons ATGCCTGCATCCTctctcccgctcctcctccccttctctTCCCCAATCCAGACCCTAAACCCTctccccgcctccgcctcctgctTCCACGCGCCTAGCAAGCCCCTCGCCCTGTCCCTGTGCCCGCGGCCGCTcgtctcctcttcctcctcgttcgcggtcgccgccgtcgacgacgaTGACTACGACGAGGATGTCGCCCTTGGAGACTGCCTCGTGTTCGAGGACGAAGCCTTCGAGGACCCCGGCCTCGACCTCGGCCGCCcgtcgccttcgccgccgcacCGACCGACCACCTCTCGCCGCAGCAGGGGCAAGCCAATTtccgcggcggccggtggcggGGGTGGCCTGGTGCCGGAGAGGTGGAAGGACGCCGTGGAGGAGATCAACCTGACGAAGAAGGAGAAGCGCCGCATCGCGCACGGGCTGCGCTTCGGGAGCCGCCTCGACCGGCGGGTGCCCTCCGCTGTGGCCGCCCCCGACGAGTACCGCGCGTACCGCGAGGGGCGGCTGGACGCCGAGCTTGGGCACGTCGTGCGAGACTACGTGGAGCCGCTCGAGGACAAGTCCCGCGCGTACCGTGAGCGCGAGGCGAGGCTGGGCGCGGAGCCTGGGCACGTCGCTCGTGACTATGTGGAGCCGCTCGAGAAGTCCCGCGCGCCGGAGATGATTgaggctccgccgcctcccgaaCCTGGGACACGCGCGGCGCCAAGGAACCCGAGGATGGGGTTGGATGTCGGCGGTCTTGAGGACATTGCGGAGCTGTTTAGCAGCAAGGAGTATGCGCCAAGTGAGATGGAGGATGGCAAGAAAC GTCGCCCGAAGCTGTTCACGGATGAGGAAAAGGCTCTTCTGAACAAGAGAATACCTGATCTGGAATCTGCTACTTCT AGTAAATGGCTGCCACTTCACACCCTGGCTGCATCAGGAGACTTCTATCTATTGGACAATCTTCTGAAACATAAAGTGGATGTAAATGCGCTTGATAAG GATGGTTTGCCGGCAATTCATAAAGCAATTATTTCCAAGAAGCATGCTATTATCAACTACCTCTTAAGGAATTCAGCAAATCCATTCATTTATGATAAG GATGGTGCAACGCTGATGCATTATGCTGTCCAAACAGCTTGTCATCAGACTATAAAGACTCTCTTGCTATACAATGTTGACATCAATCGGCCAGATGAT TATGGCTGGACACCGTTGCATCTAGCTGTGCAAACACAGAGAACTGATATTGTGAGGCTACTTTTAATAAAGGGTGCTGATAGAAGTTCAAAAACTCAA GATGGGTTGACTCCTTTGGAGTTGTGTCTCCGGTTGGGTCATCATGTGAGGACATATGAGCTTATCAAATTACTCAAAAGCTTTCGGCTACAAAAGCAACATGACTCATTTTAA
- the LOC100846239 gene encoding glutathione S-transferase F11, with protein MSAPVTVYGPMISPAVARVAACLLEKDVPFQLQPVDMSKGEHKSPSFLKLQPFGQVPAFKDHLTTVFESRAICRYICDQYADRGNRSLLGREEDGAVGRAAIEQWIESEGQAFNPPSLAIAFQLTFAPLMGRATDIAVVEQNEAKLAKVLDVYEQRLGESQYFAGDEFSLADLVHMPNTDLLVSKTNKAGLITERKNLARWWDEVSVRPSWKKVVEMQSVPRPSKST; from the exons ATGTCGGCGCCCGTGACGGTGTACGGGCCGATGAtctcgccggcggtggcgcgggtgGCGGCGTGCCTCCTGGAGAAGGACGTGCCTTTCCAGCTCCAGCCGGTGGACATGTCCAAGGGCGAGCACAAGTCCCCCTCCTTCCTCAAGCTCCAGCCCTTCGGCCAGGTCCCCGCCTTCAAAGACCACCTCACCACAGTCTTCG AGTCAAGGGCCATTTGCCGTTACATCTGCGACCAGTACGCTGACCGTGGTAACCGGAGTCTCCTAGGCCGGGAAGAAGATGGGGCGGTAGGCCGTGCTGCCATTGAGCAATGGATAGAGTCTGAAGGCCAGGCGTTTAACCCGCCGAGCTTGGCGATCGCATTCCAGCTCACATTTGCACCACTTATGGGTAGGGCCACTGACATAGCTGTGGTCGAGCAGAATGAAGCGAAGCTTGCAAAGGTGCTTGACGTGTATGAGCAGCGGCTGGGGGAGAGCCAGTATTTTGCAGGCGACGAGTTCAGCCTTGCAGACCTTGTGCACATGCCTAATACCGATCTCCTGGTGAGCAAGACCAACAAGGCGGGGCTGATCACCGAGAGAAAGAATCTGGCGAGATGGTGGGATGAAGTCTCAGTTCGTCCTTCGTGGAAGAAAGTTGTTGAGATGCAGAGTGTACCACGGCCCTCTAAATCTACTTGA
- the LOC100845935 gene encoding F-box/LRR-repeat protein 10, whose amino-acid sequence MSPPDPIEPVSPPPPPAMDFALPSAVVATILSRLDVRSLLLASAACRCLRSCASHALSFLPAFHLLEVALTHDLLRPLMPRNPSLRSLRLDCARLEDAAVGCLARPGLHELTLLNCDNLSGRLLRELSATCQDLRVLSLNSVAERRDLAMGFSDLEALLGGCSNLESLSLALDFSKFDDPNFGHVWSSASEGLSSLEIGYIPLSMLLTLLTVAIESKRSMDCIKAPVFFPSLQKLYLSVDFITDHLIESISTALPSLTHLDLQDAPILEPTSESDLTNAGLQQINLRGKLKHISLIRSLEFLSTSFRRVNDLGILLMSEKCSHLESICLGGFSRVTDTGFRAIIHSCSGLHKLRVSHGSHLTDLVFHDIGATSLCLTHVSLRWCNLLTNVGIERLSCNKDLNVLDLRDCKSLGDEAVRALSCLPRLHILLLDGTDITNQALKYLGLGTCPLVSLSLRGCRNLTNDCIPLLFSGSIKQSLQVLDLSRIPSLTDDAIMLIARSRTPLTELRLRENPKIGDASVMALASMQFDGAIYGSTLQLLDLYDCCGITPLAMRWFKKPYFPRLRWLGLTGSLNRIMVDALVRSRPFLHMSCGGEELGTAYWDSSSDWYRHDDDDSDGLDGEPVSDSDTITED is encoded by the exons ATGTCTCCGCCAGATCCGATCGAGCCCGtctcccctccgccgccgccggcgatggaCTTCGCGCTTCCctccgccgtcgtcgccaccATTCTCTCCCGCCTCGACGtccgctccctcctcctcgcctccgccgcctgccgctgcCTCCGCTCCTGCGCCTCCCAcgccctctccttcctccccgccTTCCACCTCCTC GAGGTGGCGCTCACGCACGACCTGCTCCGCCCGCTGATGCCGCGCAACCCGAGCCTGAGGAGCCTCCGCCTCGACTGCGCCAGGCTggaggacgccgccgtcggctGCCTCGCCCGCCCCGGCCTGCACGAGCTCACCCTCCTCAACTGCGACAACCTCAGCGGCCGCCTGCTCCGCGAGCTCAGCGCCACGTGCCAGGATCTCAG GGTCCTTTCTCTCAACTCCGTTGCGGAGCGTAGGGACCTGGCCATGGGATTCTCTGATCTGGAGGCATTGCTTGGTGGATGTTCCAATTTGGAG TCTCTCAGTTTGGCACTTGATTTCTCAAAGTTTGATGACCCCAATTTTGGGCATGTGTGGTCATCTGCTTCTGAAGGCCTGTCCTCTCTTGAAATCGGCTATATTCCATTGTCAATGCTACTTACACTTCTGACTGTGGCTATCGAGTCGAAGCGCTCCATGGATTGTATCAAGGCGCCAGTTTTCTTTCCTAGTCTTCAAAAATTGTACCTCTCGGTTGACTTCATTACCGACCATTTGATTGAGTCCATATCAACAGCACTTCCATCATTGACACATCTGGACCTCCAGGATGCTCCAATTTTGGAACCTACATCTGAATCAGATCTCACCAATGCTGGTCTTCAGCAGATCAATCTGAGGGGAAAGCTGAAGCATATTTCTCTCATTAGAAGCCTGGAGTTTTTATCCACCTCTTTCCGCCGAGTAAACGATCTGGGGATCCTGCTAATGTCTGAAAAGTGCTCACATCTTGAGAGCATCTGTCTTGGTGGTTTCTCCCGTGTAACAGACACTGGTTTTAGGGCTATCATCCACTCCTGTTCTGGTCTTCATAAGCTCAGGGTCTCCCATGGAAGCCATCTCACGGATCTTGTTTTCCATGACATTGGTGCTACTTCCCTTTGCCTAACACATGTGAGTCTGAGATGGTGTAATTTACTAACTAATGTTGGGATTGAGAGACTGTCATGCAACAAGGATCTGAATGTATTGGATCTTAGAGATTGCAAGAGTCTGGGTGATGAAGCTGTAAGAGCTCTGAGCTGCCTTCCCAGGCTGCACATTTTGTTGTTGGATGGAACTGATATCACTAATCAAGCATTGAAGTATCTGGGTCTCGGAACATGCCCGCTAGTTTCCTTATCTCTCAGGGGTTGCCGAAACCTAACAAATGATTGCATACCCTTGTTGTTTTCTGGTTCCATCAAACAGAGCCTACAGGTCTTGGATCTCTCAAGGATACCAAGTTTAACTGATGATGCTATCATGTTGATAGCACGGAGCCGAACTCCTCTTACTGAACTCCGGTTGCGAGAGAATCCAAAAATAGGGGATGCATCTGTGATGGCTCTTGCATCAATGCAGTTTGATGGAGCAATCTATGGCAGTACCTTGCAGCTGCTGGATCTTTACGACTGTTGTGGCATCACACCACTTGCAATGCGGTGGTTCAAGAAACCATACTTTCCAAGATTGAGATGGCTGGGACTAACAGGGAGCCTGAACAGGATTATGGTGGATGCCCTAGTTCGAAGCCGGCCGTTCTTACACATGTCATGCGGTGGCGAGGAACTAGGGACCGCATACTGGGACTCATCCTCTGACTGGTATCGGCACGACGACGATGATTCCGATGGCCTTGATGGTGAGCCAGTATCTGATTCTGATACCATCACGGAAGATTAA